The following are encoded in a window of Corythoichthys intestinalis isolate RoL2023-P3 chromosome 8, ASM3026506v1, whole genome shotgun sequence genomic DNA:
- the tmem176 gene encoding transmembrane protein 176 codes for MAVAVSRDLSVQVLEDSNTVKLTNNQQNLRDGKQRGQPKCIGVSQMMLGLMVISYSIPLHLINFTEVVSFGVPWWSGIVFITTGVVALIFNKRCTTRTYQASLLVNGASIVFSIIAVIIYSVDIHKEPTEACASLDSTCNAHFYATKLSSGLKSSLLVFTLAQTAVSAFLCFHLYRMKHTFGLYNPFSEATSSTPTTLT; via the exons ATGGCTGTTGCTGTCTCAAGGGATCTGTCAGTACAGGTGCTTGAGGATTCGAATACGGTTAAACTGACCAACAACCAGCAAAATTTACGTGATGGCAAACAGAGAGGTCAACCCAAATGTATCGGG GTGAGTCAGATGATGCTGGGCCTGATGGTCATTTCCTACTCTATTCCACTACACTTAATCAACTTTACTGAAGTGGTTTCCTTTGGCGTGCCATGGTGGAGTGGGATAGTG TTTATAACAACTGGAGTGGTTGCCCTCATCTTCAACAAGCGTTGTACCACAAGGACT TACCAAGCATCCCTGCTGGTGAATGGTGCTTCCATAGTGTTCTCCATTATTGCCGTCATCATATATTCTGTGGATATACACAAAGAGCCCACAGAAGCATGTGCGAGCTTGGACAGCACCTGTAATGCACACTTCTATGCCACA AAACTGAGCAGTGGACTAAAATCCTCTCTACTAGTCTTCACCTTGGCCCAGACTGCTGTCTCTGCCTTTCTCTGCTTCCATCTGTACAGAATGAAGCATACCTTTGGATTGTACAAT CCTTTCTCTGAAGCTACTTCCTCTACTCCCACAACACTCACCTGA